A stretch of DNA from Desmospora activa DSM 45169:
GCAGGGTCTCCCTTTTATTCGGCAGTGATCGGGGATGAATCGATTGCGCGTCGTCCGATGGATCGGGTAGTGGAACCCTTGCGCCGGATGGGGGCACAGATCGAAGGGAGAAAAGGTGGTTCTTTTACCCCCTTGGGGGTTCGTGGTGGCAATCTGTCGAGTATCGAACATGTGAGCCGGGTTGCCAGCGCACAGGTGAAGTCGTGTCTGCTCTTGGCGGGATTGCGGGCGGACGGTATCACCCGTATCCAGGAGCCGTACCGCTCGCGCGATCATACGGAACGGATGTTGCCGGCATTTGGGATTGAGCTACAACAGAGCGAAAATGAGGTTTCGCTGTCCGGAGATCAGCAATTATCCAGCCCTGGGGAGGTACGAGTGCCTGGGGATATCTCCTCTGCCGCTTTTTTGATTGCAGCGGCTCTCATTGTGCCTAACAGCCATATTACGATTCGCAATGTCGGCTTAAATCCCACCCGCACAGGCATTTTGGATTCGTTCCGTGAGATGGGGGGAGCCATCGAGATAGTAGAGACCGGTGAATGGTCTGGTGAAGCGGTAGGCGATATCACAGTAACATCTAGCGCTCTTAAGGGGGTCGAGGTAAAAGGTGATCGCATTCCCCGGCTGATCGATGAGATTCCGATATTGGCCGTTGTCGCCACACAGGCGAATGGTCGAACGGTTATTCGTGATGCGGCGGAGTTGAAGGTGAAAGAGACGAATCGTATCGCTGTAACCGCACAAGAGATGCGTCGATTGGGTGCCGTGGTGGAAGAGACGGCGGACGGATTGGTGATTGAAGGGCGCACGCCTTTAAAAGGTAGCCACTGTAACAGTCACGGTGATCATCGCATTGGCATGGCGACTGCGATTGCAGGACTGATTGCTGATGGTGGGGTTACGGTGGGGCGTGCCGGTGCCATCGATATATCGTTCCCTGGCTTTGAGCATACACTCCATCGATTGACGAATGGTTAAGTCGAATCAGAAAATTTGTGAAAAACTCTTGACCTGGGATCATGCCCTGCTTATAATAAGTTTATAGTATGGTTTCTCTCCACTCCTATCCATTACTACCGCCCCAAAAGGGCGGTTCTTTTTTATGCGGTGGTTACATAGATGTACATGCAGGGGGGTGTATCAAATGGAGTCAAGCCATCGGAGGAGACGAACAGCCATGTTGGGAGAGATGGTGTTTGTATTGACAGCCATTATACTCCTGAAAGAATGGGTGTTTCCATGGTTGATCTGGCAATGGTTTCCCATTGGCGACGATGCCGCCCGCATGTTGGAATGGATGGTGATGATGGTGGCGGTTGTCACCTGTTATGCCTATGCCGGTTTTGGCTCCATTTCCGCTCATGTTTACGGCCAGTCAACAAGCAACAGCATGGTGATGTGGGGGCTGCTTCACTTGCCTGTGCTGGTATCCTTAACCCCTCTAAATGTTCCCCTGTTAAACGAAGTCACCCATACATGGTATGGGTTGATCGGTGATGGTTTACGTCTCTTTATCCCAAAACTTCCCCCAGAATCCGGGATCATCCCCTTGATCGCCCTTCTCTTTTTCTGGGCGGGAAGGGCGATCAAGGTTTCTGAAGGAAACGTGGAAAAGCAGCAACAAAGGCAGGGGCGTGCTGCCTCTTAAATATACAGGTATAAGGCATATCCGATAATGGAATCTTCCACTTAATTCTCCTCTTCACGTCCACAGAAATATTGATGTGCTTGACGGATAAAATCGGCTAAAAAAGAGCCCGAAGCAGGAGCCGGGCTCTTTTTGAAAGACAAAATCAGGGGTTCATCATCTTTTGTCGTTGGAATTTCGTTCAATAAATGCAAGTATTCTTTCGTTAATCTCATCAGGATACTCGCCGTAAGTTCACCAACGGTGTAAATCGATTGATCCATATCCCTTTCCTCCCATTTTTATTGAATCATATGACGTAAGGTCATGTGCAAGCAAAAGAATGCGAGTGTCGGCTATTTTTTTGATTATAGTAAGTTAAACAAGTTTGCAACACAGACTGTAATAAGGATCGTAAGTTCCGCTCTCACAAAGTGAGGTTCAGTAACAACTAGAGGAATGAATGCATAAGTTCTGATTCAGCAAATTAGAAGAAACGTCGAGTCATTTTCGATGCTAAAGTAAGCTTACCGGGAAGCGACTGCGAAGGGGGTAAAAAAATGACGAAAGTCATTTCAAAAAGCAGGCTTTGGACGGCGAATATCATGAGTGGCGTTGTAATCCTGTTTATGGTTTTCGACAGCGTAATGAAATTTGTTAAGCCTGCTGCGGTTGTAAAGGGAACACTTGAACTCGGATATGGGGAGCATCACATTGCAGTGATTGGAACACTTGGACTGCTTTCAACCGTTCTTTACACTCTTCCCCGCACGTCTGTTTTAGGGGCGATAATGTTGACTGGTTATTTTGGCGGGGCGGTTGCTACGCAAATTCGGATGGATTATCCGCTTTTTTCACATACGTTGTTTCCAGTCTATATCGCAATTCTCGCTTGGGGAGGAATTTGGCTGAGGGATAATAAAGTGCGAGAGTTATTCCCGTTTCGGACTTGAGGAACGAGTAAATATCCATGAGGAGAGACTCTCAACTGTGAAACCACATCAAAAAGAGCCCGGTGTAAGAACCGAGCTCTTTTCTTCATCCCTGCTTTTGCTTAATGATCCCCGCTAACACATACAAAATAATGGTGGAAGCGAGGTGGGCAGAGAATTGGTTCACATCCGACTGTGGGTAGACTTCGACAAAATCCATGCCCACGATCCCTTTTTTGCCGAATTCGTGGATAAGGGTTAAACATTCATAGGAGGTTAGGCCGTTTCCATCCGGCGGGCCACCGGGGTTAAAGGCATAATCCATCACATCACTGCAGATGCTCAAATAGACCACATCCACATCGCGGCTGGCCTGTGCATAAATCTGGTCAGCCAACCGGTATAAATTCCCGTGTTCCCGTATATCACGGCTGGTGATGGTGACGGCTCCCGCTTTGTTGGCCAGTTGGCCACTTTCTGGTTTGTTGCGGGGGCCGTGAATACCAGTATGAATGATGCTTTCATTGCGCACGCCCTCCAGCTCATACAGGCGAGCAAAGGGCGTGTTACGCGCATATAAATCATCATTGTGAGCGGGGTAGTTGTCATAATGCGCATCCAGATGGATGATGCCGACTTTAACATTGCGCGCTTCAATCAACCCTTTCACAATCGGATAGGTAACGCTGTGATCTCCGCCCAGTCCGATCGGAAAGACGTTATGATCCCATAGGTTTGACTTTGTAAATGAGGTAATCCGATTCATTGTTTCAGTCGAATCATTGGGATTGACCGGGATATCTCCGAGGTCGCCCAGTTTTAAGTGTTGAAACACATCAATACCATCCAGCTCAGGGAGAAAGCCGGAATATCGTTTTGAAGCTAACCGCATCACCTTGGGCCCCAATTCACAGCCGGTATAATCTCCCCAGGTGACACCACCTTCAAATGGAATCCCATAGACAACGGCATCGAGGTGGTGCAAAGGGGTTCTCGGCCTAATTTTTTCTCCGTTGAGGAAACAAGGGGTGTTTCCGTAAACAAAAGCGTTACCCATTGTTGGCCACTTCCATTTCATTTTTTAATCATTATATAAACGTCTATGTTATCAGTCAAATTTCATCCTTTCCATTTCGCTATAATTAGAGATTGAGTTGACTTTTTAATTAATCATATTTACTATAAGTAAAAATCGAGAAGGAGGGATTGTTTTACGAATGGAGAAAAACGTCCCTGTAATCTTTCTACCCTATATTGAGATCGCTGATATGATTGTGGAAACTTTCGGTGATCGGGTAGAGGTTGTGATACACGATTTGCGTCAACCTTCTTCATCCTTGATCTATATCAAGGGGAAGGTGACTCGCCGCCCCGTCGGTGCGCCAACGACCAATATTATCTTGAAGGAGTTAAGGCGGCATGGAAACGACGTAAAAAATAAATACGGGTTTACTTCCCGAACCGTAGACGGTCAAATGCTTAAAAGTTCGATTTTGTTTATTCGCGATCAAGAGCAACAAGTGATTGGATATTGTGGGATCAATTTTGATATGACGGCGTTATTACAGGCTCAAACGGTATTATACGAATTAACGTTATCGACAGGTTTACCCTATATCCATGAATCGGATATGACTGAGCACTACGCGAATAATATGGAAGAAGTGTTTGAGGCGATGATCAAGGAAGTGTTGCATTTGTTTCCGATGAGTGTGGAGCAAATGAAAAAAGAGGAGAAAGTGGAGGTGATCCGAGAGCTGGATGAAAGGGGGATTTTCTTGGTGCAGGGGGCCTCGGAACGTATCGCTTCCTTGCTGAATGTATCCAAACAAACGGTCTACAATTATTTGGATGTGGTGCGAAAGCAGGAAAAACGCCTAGAAGATCGTAAGGGATAAAGGGTAAAGGAGGGATCACGATGGAATACTCATTTACTCCATGGACTTGGTTTTGGATTTTCTTTCCGATGCCGCTGCTGATTGTGTGGGCACTTGTATCGTATGTAAAAGCGAAGAAGGGGGGGGATGCGGAGTGAATCCGACCATTATCACTTTTTGTGTCTATTTGTTCCTGTTGCTTGTCATCGGGGTGATTACGTATCGCTTAACAAATTCAATGTCTGATTA
This window harbors:
- a CDS encoding helix-turn-helix transcriptional regulator, which translates into the protein MEKNVPVIFLPYIEIADMIVETFGDRVEVVIHDLRQPSSSLIYIKGKVTRRPVGAPTTNIILKELRRHGNDVKNKYGFTSRTVDGQMLKSSILFIRDQEQQVIGYCGINFDMTALLQAQTVLYELTLSTGLPYIHESDMTEHYANNMEEVFEAMIKEVLHLFPMSVEQMKKEEKVEVIRELDERGIFLVQGASERIASLLNVSKQTVYNYLDVVRKQEKRLEDRKG
- a CDS encoding agmatinase family protein, translating into MGNAFVYGNTPCFLNGEKIRPRTPLHHLDAVVYGIPFEGGVTWGDYTGCELGPKVMRLASKRYSGFLPELDGIDVFQHLKLGDLGDIPVNPNDSTETMNRITSFTKSNLWDHNVFPIGLGGDHSVTYPIVKGLIEARNVKVGIIHLDAHYDNYPAHNDDLYARNTPFARLYELEGVRNESIIHTGIHGPRNKPESGQLANKAGAVTITSRDIREHGNLYRLADQIYAQASRDVDVVYLSICSDVMDYAFNPGGPPDGNGLTSYECLTLIHEFGKKGIVGMDFVEVYPQSDVNQFSAHLASTIILYVLAGIIKQKQG
- the aroA gene encoding 3-phosphoshikimate 1-carboxyvinyltransferase is translated as MTIQPAASLQGEVTVPGDKSISHRAVMFGAVAQGTTRVTGFLPGADCLSTIDCFRRMGVAIEREEETVVTIHGRGWNGLTEPDSFLDVGNSGTTIRLMLGILAGSPFYSAVIGDESIARRPMDRVVEPLRRMGAQIEGRKGGSFTPLGVRGGNLSSIEHVSRVASAQVKSCLLLAGLRADGITRIQEPYRSRDHTERMLPAFGIELQQSENEVSLSGDQQLSSPGEVRVPGDISSAAFLIAAALIVPNSHITIRNVGLNPTRTGILDSFREMGGAIEIVETGEWSGEAVGDITVTSSALKGVEVKGDRIPRLIDEIPILAVVATQANGRTVIRDAAELKVKETNRIAVTAQEMRRLGAVVEETADGLVIEGRTPLKGSHCNSHGDHRIGMATAIAGLIADGGVTVGRAGAIDISFPGFEHTLHRLTNG
- a CDS encoding DoxX family protein; this translates as MTKVISKSRLWTANIMSGVVILFMVFDSVMKFVKPAAVVKGTLELGYGEHHIAVIGTLGLLSTVLYTLPRTSVLGAIMLTGYFGGAVATQIRMDYPLFSHTLFPVYIAILAWGGIWLRDNKVRELFPFRT